The nucleotide window TCCGCCCAGGTGGTGGGTGCTGGCAGCGACGAGCATGTGGAGGTGCGCCTGGCGGACGGCCAGGTGGTGCACGGCTCCCACTGTCTCATGGCCGTCGGCGCTATCCCCGCCACCAAGGGCCTGGGCCTAGAGGAGGCGGGCGTGGCCCTCAGCCCCTCGGGTCATATTCGCGTGGACCGCGTCTCACGCACCACCGCCTACCGCGTCTACGCCGCCGGTGACTGCACCGGCGTGTTCCCCCTGGCCTCCGTGGCCGCCATGCAGGGGCGCATTGCCATGCGGCACGCCCTGGGCGACGCCGTCGCCCCCCTGGAGGTGGGCACGGTGTCCCAGGCGGTGTTCACGCTCCCGGAAATCGCCTCGGTGGGCATTAGCGTGGGGGAGCTGGAGGAGTTTGATGCCGTTGCCACCACCGTGCCGTTAGGTCGCAACGCACGCGCCAAGATGTTGGGCCTTAGGGAAGGCTTCATCAAGCTTTATTCGCAGCGCCGCACTGGCGAGGTGCTGGGCGGGGTGGTGGTGGGTAGCCGCGCCAGTGAGCAGATACTGGCTGTCACCCTGGCGGTCACCCACCGTCTCACGGTGGAGCAGATGATGAACGCCTTTTCGGTCTACCCCTCACTGTCCGGGACGCTTACGGAGGCGGCCCGTCAGCTGCACGTGCGTTAAGTGCTTAGCGCAGCTGCGGGGGAGAGGTTGGAGCGCCACAGGGGCTGGAAGAGCCCGTTTACTTCTCGGTCGCGTCACGTTCAACGCGGGGGCCATGGTGTAGGTAATGATGACCACTATGTCCACACGCGAGACCTACCGCAAGGGGCCGGTGCTGCTGCGCGGCACCCAGATCCCCTCAACCACCACCGATGCCCGCCTCTTGGCCCGCCCCGGCCAGAACGCCTGGCTCCACGCTGACCCCTGGCGGGTGCTGCGCATTCAGGCTGAGTTTGTGGAGGGGTTTGGTGCGCTCGCAGAGATCGGCTCTGCCATCTCCGTGTTCGGCTCCGCCCGGACCAAGCCGGAGGACCCGGACTACGCCGTTGCCGAGCGGATTGGTGCCGGGCTGGCGCGTGCTGGCTACGGCGTGATTACCGGTGGTGGCCCCGGCATGATGGAGGCCGCCAACAAGGGGGCGCAGCAGGCCGGTGGGCTCAGCGTGGGCCTGGGCATCGAGCTGCCCCACGAGCAGGGTATGAACGACTACGTGGACCTGGGCGTCCACTTCCGCTACTTCTTTGCCCGCAAGACCATGTTCCTGAAGTACTCCGACGGCTTCGTGGTGATGCCTGGTGGCTTCGGCACGCTGGATGAACTCTTTGAAGCGATCACCTTGGTGCAGACGCAGAAGGTCTCCCACTTTCCGATCGTCCTGGTGGGTCGAGAGTTCTGGGGTGGCCTGGTGGCCTGGATTGAGAGTGTGCTCGTTGAGCGGGGGGTTATCTCCGCAGGGGACCGGGAACTGTTGCACGTGGTGGACACTGCCGAGGAGACCGTGCAGGTGGTGGTGTCCCGCGCCCGGTCCATGCGTGCGGCTGAGGCAGCTGCCTCGGGTCAGCCAGCGTCCAGCCCCACTGTCGGCTCCTCCGACGCCGACAGCTGAGGCGCGTGCCGGTGTCTGCCCTAGCAACAAGGCACTTCGCCCAGGGCGTGAGCGTGCGGGGTCCAGGCTGTTTTGAGTCAACAGCAAGCAGTCGCGGGCAGCG belongs to Actinomyces trachealis and includes:
- a CDS encoding TIGR00730 family Rossman fold protein, producing the protein MSTRETYRKGPVLLRGTQIPSTTTDARLLARPGQNAWLHADPWRVLRIQAEFVEGFGALAEIGSAISVFGSARTKPEDPDYAVAERIGAGLARAGYGVITGGGPGMMEAANKGAQQAGGLSVGLGIELPHEQGMNDYVDLGVHFRYFFARKTMFLKYSDGFVVMPGGFGTLDELFEAITLVQTQKVSHFPIVLVGREFWGGLVAWIESVLVERGVISAGDRELLHVVDTAEETVQVVVSRARSMRAAEAAASGQPASSPTVGSSDADS